A region from the Lolium perenne isolate Kyuss_39 chromosome 4, Kyuss_2.0, whole genome shotgun sequence genome encodes:
- the LOC127293760 gene encoding auxin-responsive protein IAA11 encodes MAGLGFEETELRLGLPGGGKDADEAGSTVRSSGKRGFAETIDLKLKLEPASATAPMAGDEQVADGVAAVEQQPSPAAATAAVAGDGQMRRSPSQSSVIISSDPEKPRAPKAQAVGWPPVRSFRKNILAVQADKSAAALVKVSMDGAPYLRKVDIGACKSYGELSKALEKMFSSSTMAGGSQGIMNDESKLVDLLSGSDYVPTYEDKDGDWMLVGDVPWEMFAASCKRLRIMKGSEAIGLAPRAMEKCRSRS; translated from the exons ATGGCGGGCCTCGGGTTCGAGGAGACCGAGCTCCGGCTCGGACTGCCCGGCGGCGGCAAGGACGCCGACGAGGCGGGCTCCACTGTGAGAAGCTCCGGAAAGAGGGGTTTCGCGGAGACCATCGACCTCAAGCTGAAGCTCGAGCCGGCGTCAGCAACCGCGCCGATGGCGGGTGACGAGCAAGTGGCCGACGGTGTTGCGGCAGTCGAGCAGCAGCCTTCTCCGGCTGCTGctaccgccgccgtcgccggtgaTGGGCAGATGAGGCGGTCACCGAGCCAGAGCAGTGTGATCATCAGCTCGGACCCAGAGAAGCCGCGCGCACCCAA GGCGCAGGCGGTGGGCTGGCCGCCAGTCCGGTCGTTCCGGAAGAACATCCTGGCCGTGCAGGCCGACAAGTCAGCCGCGGCACTGGTGAAGGTGAGCATGGACGGCGCGCCGTACCTGCGCAAGGTGGACATCGGCGCGTGCAAAAGCTACGGGGAGCTCTCCAAGGCCCTGGAGAAGATGTTCAGCTCCTCCACCATGGCCGGCGGCTCCCAGGGGATAATGAACGACGAGAGCAAGCTGGTGGACTTGCTCAGCGGCTCCGACTACGTGCCCACCTACGAGGACAAGGACGGCGACTGGATGCTCGTCGGCGACGTGCCATGGGA GATGTTCGCGGCATCCTGCAAGCGTCTCCGGATAATGAAAGGGTCAGAAGCCATCGGCCTAG CGCCAAGGGCAATGGAGAAATGCAGGAGCAGAAGCTGA